In one Alkalinema sp. FACHB-956 genomic region, the following are encoded:
- a CDS encoding DUF2834 domain-containing protein: MLLRSIFLAVLWIGFVGYAFLLAPPDRPDTLDLILRLSTGKFDGINPLIVNLFNIMGVLPLAYGCLLYSDGRGQKLPAWAFSAGSFAVGAFALLPYLIWRKDNPQFVGPKNWVIKLWDSRWLAIVIALAAVTMIYLGFSKGDWADFVQQWRTSRFIHVMSLDFCLLSLLFPTLLGDDLARRGISDRRIFWIVSCLPLFGTLGYLLWRPPLPDNSAPPASTPA; encoded by the coding sequence ATGCTACTTCGATCGATTTTTTTAGCAGTCCTGTGGATCGGTTTCGTTGGGTATGCCTTCCTGCTGGCTCCCCCCGATCGACCGGACACCCTCGACCTCATTCTTCGCCTTTCCACCGGAAAATTTGACGGCATTAATCCGTTGATCGTCAACTTGTTCAACATCATGGGCGTGTTGCCCTTAGCCTACGGCTGCCTGCTCTACAGCGATGGACGCGGCCAAAAACTCCCCGCCTGGGCCTTTTCCGCAGGATCCTTTGCAGTGGGAGCCTTTGCCCTGCTGCCCTACCTGATTTGGCGCAAGGATAACCCGCAATTTGTAGGGCCGAAAAACTGGGTGATTAAACTGTGGGATTCCCGCTGGCTGGCGATCGTCATTGCTCTCGCAGCGGTCACCATGATTTATCTAGGCTTCAGCAAAGGCGATTGGGCGGATTTTGTCCAGCAGTGGCGCACCAGCCGGTTTATCCATGTCATGAGCTTAGATTTCTGTCTCCTCTCGCTGCTCTTTCCCACACTGCTGGGGGACGACCTGGCACGGCGCGGCATCAGCGATCGCCGGATTTTCTGGATCGTCTCCTGCCTTCCCCTCTTCGGCACCTTGGGCTATCTGCTGTGGCGACCCCCCCTGCCGGACAATTCAGCTCCCCCCGCTAGCACTCCAGCCTAG
- a CDS encoding biotin transporter BioY yields MTLTELLWALIGLLLTIGGNFLKASIVGLPWTWSLQGIPAHFLGVNYQIGAVLLVGCLGGKNAAVISQIAYLGLGLAGFPFFMNGGGIGYLREPTFGYLLGFLPGAWLCGYLAFRAAPRLEWLAVCCLSGLATIHATGMLYLSAVYGLKLADASKVPFVQAIVTYSVNLLPGQLAVVCAIALAAYAVRRAMFY; encoded by the coding sequence GTGACGTTGACTGAACTACTATGGGCATTGATTGGGTTGCTCCTGACGATCGGGGGTAACTTTTTGAAGGCTTCGATCGTGGGCTTGCCTTGGACTTGGAGCTTGCAGGGCATTCCGGCGCATTTCTTGGGTGTGAATTACCAGATTGGCGCTGTTTTGCTGGTGGGCTGTTTGGGGGGTAAGAATGCGGCGGTGATTTCTCAAATTGCCTATCTGGGGTTGGGCTTGGCGGGATTTCCCTTTTTTATGAATGGGGGTGGCATTGGTTACCTGCGAGAACCCACCTTTGGATATCTGTTGGGGTTTCTGCCGGGGGCTTGGCTCTGTGGCTATCTCGCGTTTCGGGCGGCACCACGTTTGGAATGGTTGGCGGTGTGTTGCTTGAGTGGGTTGGCAACGATTCATGCAACTGGGATGCTATACCTCAGTGCGGTGTATGGTCTGAAGTTGGCTGATGCGAGTAAGGTTCCGTTCGTGCAGGCAATCGTGACCTATTCGGTGAATTTGTTGCCGGGGCAGTTGGCGGTGGTTTGCGCGATCGCTCTGGCGGCTTATGCGGTTCGTCGTGCCATGTTTTACTAA
- the urtD gene encoding urea ABC transporter ATP-binding protein UrtD has protein sequence MSGKLLEIENLTVSFDGFKALKNLNFSMDAGELRVVIGPNGAGKTTFLDVITGKVQPTTGNVRFKGRDLRKMPEFAIAQFGVGRKFQTPRVYLNLSVRDNMELAYNKQKSLWKTLLGKPKVGDKDAIAQLLVTVGLLAKAKSPAALLSHGEKQRLEIGMLVAQSPDLLLVDEPVAGLTDEETEKVGDLLLALSAHHSILVIEHDMEFVRQIARKITVLHEGTVLCEGTMDEVQSDPRVIEVYLGNQEEDED, from the coding sequence ATGAGCGGGAAACTCTTGGAAATCGAAAATCTGACGGTTAGTTTTGATGGCTTCAAAGCCTTGAAAAACCTCAACTTCAGCATGGATGCTGGGGAATTGCGCGTGGTGATCGGGCCGAATGGGGCGGGTAAAACGACCTTTTTGGATGTGATCACGGGCAAGGTGCAACCGACCACGGGCAATGTCCGGTTTAAAGGTCGCGATCTGCGCAAAATGCCGGAATTCGCGATCGCCCAGTTTGGCGTGGGCCGCAAGTTCCAAACCCCACGGGTTTATCTCAACCTGTCCGTGCGGGACAACATGGAACTGGCCTACAACAAGCAAAAAAGCCTCTGGAAAACGCTGTTGGGTAAACCGAAGGTGGGCGATAAGGATGCGATCGCGCAACTGTTGGTAACCGTGGGGTTGCTGGCCAAGGCGAAGAGCCCAGCGGCATTGTTATCCCACGGAGAAAAGCAACGGTTGGAAATTGGCATGTTGGTGGCGCAGTCCCCTGACTTGTTGCTGGTGGATGAGCCGGTTGCAGGGCTGACCGATGAGGAAACGGAAAAGGTCGGTGATCTGCTTTTGGCTCTCTCCGCCCACCATTCCATTTTGGTCATTGAACATGACATGGAATTTGTCCGCCAGATTGCCCGCAAAATCACGGTGCTCCATGAGGGGACGGTGCTTTGTGAGGGGACGATGGATGAGGTGCAGTCCGATCCTCGGGTGATTGAGGTCTACCTGGGGAACCAAGAGGAAGACGAGGACTAG
- the lspA gene encoding signal peptidase II: MRNPFFWLLAISSLILDRLTKLWILDHLPLCPKGWPLEFCHSIEIVPGVFHLTHVWNDGAAWSSFRGAWWLPFLSLAVSLGLMGLAFFGPRLSRWEQAGYSLVFSGAIGNGIDRFAFDGHVVDFLDFRLIHFPVFNVADMMINIGIVCLLIASFRRPSPASKEDSVKSSGQ, encoded by the coding sequence ATGCGCAATCCGTTCTTTTGGCTACTAGCGATTTCCAGTCTGATTCTCGATCGGCTGACGAAGTTGTGGATATTGGATCATTTACCGTTATGTCCAAAGGGTTGGCCGTTGGAGTTTTGCCATAGTATTGAGATCGTTCCGGGGGTGTTTCACTTGACCCATGTGTGGAATGATGGGGCGGCTTGGAGTAGTTTTAGGGGGGCGTGGTGGTTGCCGTTTTTGTCGCTGGCGGTGAGTTTAGGGTTGATGGGGTTGGCGTTTTTTGGCCCGAGGTTAAGTCGTTGGGAGCAGGCGGGTTATAGTTTGGTGTTTAGTGGTGCGATCGGGAATGGCATCGATCGCTTTGCGTTTGATGGTCATGTGGTGGATTTTTTAGATTTTCGGTTGATTCATTTTCCGGTGTTTAATGTGGCGGATATGATGATCAATATTGGGATTGTTTGTTTGTTGATTGCGAGTTTTCGGCGTCCTAGTCCAGCGAGTAAAGAGGATTCTGTAAAATCCAGTGGGCAATGA
- a CDS encoding PAM68 family protein — MSAEPQKSKQESASERLPFEPGASKKKVAKPSEARASSENQSQPEKAERSASAKPGGMGVPEVVSQRMARRMAFFSGVPTFLGMATFVGSYLLVIQLHYKIPNTAVLLVSLGFFGLGVLGLSYGLFSASWDEARVGSLLGIDEFGTNTGRLIQAWKEARAQQSKSPSSKDR, encoded by the coding sequence ATGTCGGCTGAACCGCAAAAGTCTAAGCAAGAATCCGCTTCTGAACGCCTTCCCTTTGAACCAGGTGCCTCGAAAAAAAAGGTAGCAAAGCCATCGGAGGCTCGGGCAAGTTCTGAGAACCAGAGTCAACCTGAAAAAGCCGAGCGATCGGCGAGCGCTAAGCCGGGTGGCATGGGGGTTCCTGAAGTTGTCAGTCAACGCATGGCTCGTCGGATGGCTTTCTTCAGCGGAGTTCCTACCTTTTTAGGCATGGCAACCTTTGTGGGCAGTTACCTACTGGTAATTCAACTCCACTACAAAATTCCGAATACAGCAGTTCTGCTCGTAAGTTTAGGGTTCTTTGGCCTCGGAGTTTTGGGCTTATCCTACGGTCTATTCTCTGCATCTTGGGATGAGGCTCGGGTGGGTTCTCTTCTCGGCATTGATGAATTTGGCACCAACACGGGTCGCCTGATTCAAGCCTGGAAGGAAGCCCGCGCCCAACAGTCAAAATCCCCGTCTTCTAAAGACCGATAA
- a CDS encoding GNAT family N-acetyltransferase: MQNFPFSLRLAEDADLPTIARLSRFAFVPTQSDQQVQEGWFSQGVQLPDRRRWVVTEAQTDRVVATYAELELQIACLGSVIPAIGLGGVAVAPECRGQSIAHWMLTQAIHQAQAQQVPLLMLYPFQHGFYRSLGWGWVGQVYQYPIAPQHLPKYPRSGTVQPITPRERPAVQALYQQVALQNNGWLLRSDLQWEAWFQPLPGQDFWGYWEGETLLGYVLLGVEQQAIYGTKAIAVVREWVAVNPAGYRGILAFLRSLRDQFSLLIWHTHSADPFPHLLQQQDRVLPQGHDRTLLRFSHRLGEIGSSFMWRLVDCQAALTSRPVQPTAPFSLALQVQDAILGNSQWWVDCADGRMTCTPLRSRAAAPAILTLSIEHLSVLFAGTRTVEDLLWTEEVQWQGDRTILTHLTQAWQGPPPFCWDFF; this comes from the coding sequence ATGCAGAATTTCCCATTCTCGTTACGGCTAGCAGAAGACGCGGATTTACCCACGATCGCCCGTCTAAGCCGCTTTGCCTTTGTGCCCACCCAGTCCGACCAGCAGGTGCAAGAGGGTTGGTTCAGTCAAGGGGTGCAGTTGCCCGATCGACGGCGCTGGGTCGTCACGGAGGCCCAAACCGATCGCGTCGTCGCCACCTATGCGGAACTGGAATTGCAAATTGCCTGTTTAGGCAGCGTGATTCCTGCGATCGGACTAGGCGGAGTAGCCGTTGCGCCGGAATGCCGAGGCCAGTCGATCGCCCACTGGATGCTGACCCAGGCCATCCACCAAGCCCAGGCGCAACAAGTCCCCTTACTCATGCTCTATCCCTTCCAGCATGGCTTCTATCGCAGTTTGGGCTGGGGCTGGGTTGGGCAGGTTTATCAATATCCGATCGCGCCGCAGCACTTACCTAAATACCCACGATCGGGAACTGTCCAGCCCATTACCCCTAGGGAACGCCCTGCCGTCCAAGCCCTCTATCAACAGGTCGCACTGCAAAATAACGGTTGGCTGCTGCGATCCGATCTGCAGTGGGAGGCATGGTTTCAACCGCTTCCAGGCCAGGATTTCTGGGGCTATTGGGAGGGTGAGACACTCTTGGGGTATGTCCTGCTGGGGGTGGAACAACAGGCCATCTATGGCACAAAAGCGATCGCCGTCGTGCGGGAGTGGGTAGCAGTTAACCCAGCAGGGTATCGGGGTATTTTGGCCTTTCTGAGAAGTTTGCGCGATCAGTTTTCCCTCCTGATTTGGCATACCCACAGTGCGGATCCCTTTCCCCATTTACTGCAACAGCAGGATCGCGTCCTCCCCCAAGGGCACGATCGCACCTTGCTCCGGTTCAGCCATCGCCTAGGAGAAATCGGCAGTAGCTTCATGTGGCGTTTAGTAGACTGCCAAGCTGCGCTAACGTCCCGTCCAGTGCAACCCACCGCCCCGTTTAGTTTGGCCTTGCAAGTTCAGGACGCGATTTTAGGGAATTCTCAGTGGTGGGTTGACTGTGCCGATGGCCGCATGACTTGTACCCCGTTACGATCGCGGGCCGCCGCCCCGGCCATCCTCACCCTATCGATCGAACATCTCAGCGTTCTGTTTGCTGGAACCCGTACCGTTGAGGATCTGCTGTGGACCGAGGAAGTTCAATGGCAGGGCGATCGCACAATCCTCACTCACCTGACCCAAGCGTGGCAAGGTCCACCCCCCTTTTGTTGGGATTTTTTCTAG
- the rpsO gene encoding 30S ribosomal protein S15 has translation MALLQTRKQEIISDYQTHETDTGSAEVQVAILTERINKLSAHLKTNKKDHASRMGLLRMIGTRKRLLAYIQGKSNTHYRELITRLGIRG, from the coding sequence ATGGCTTTGCTGCAAACTCGTAAGCAAGAAATCATTTCTGATTACCAAACCCACGAAACCGATACCGGATCCGCTGAGGTGCAAGTTGCCATCTTGACGGAGCGCATTAACAAACTGAGTGCGCACCTCAAGACCAACAAAAAAGATCATGCTTCCCGCATGGGGCTGTTGCGCATGATCGGCACCCGTAAGCGTTTGCTGGCCTATATCCAAGGCAAGAGCAATACCCACTACCGTGAACTGATTACTCGTCTGGGTATTCGCGGTTAA
- a CDS encoding SHOCT domain-containing protein, translating to MAKKTYQDKDRDLEALLRDIEVWFTGQGYQTQTNKTDGTWLLQAAKNETWRKAVGASRAFNVLIQGQPKDFSVELSTGEWASNLTAGGVAAVLTGGATLLVSGIAAGWSKKIEIDLWNFIDQKVMFGEKSKSVQELAVLKAQSSAEEKLKQLSDAYSQGFIDEIAYNAKKLELEGQMRSTQQDAKTEEKLMKLKSLLDAGILSQGEFEMKKSELMRESSSSELNAQVSKLNAAFAAGILTQEEYESKKSAIEKEAELTSRIKQLENARDAGIITREEFDKKKLALLV from the coding sequence ATGGCTAAAAAGACTTATCAAGACAAAGATCGTGATTTGGAAGCTTTATTGAGAGACATTGAAGTCTGGTTCACTGGACAAGGCTATCAGACACAGACAAACAAAACAGACGGAACGTGGTTATTACAAGCTGCAAAAAATGAGACGTGGCGTAAAGCAGTTGGCGCATCCAGAGCATTCAACGTTCTGATTCAAGGGCAACCAAAAGATTTCTCAGTGGAACTCAGCACTGGTGAATGGGCATCGAATCTAACTGCTGGTGGTGTTGCGGCTGTACTGACGGGCGGAGCTACCTTGCTTGTTAGCGGGATTGCGGCAGGCTGGTCCAAGAAGATCGAAATCGATTTGTGGAATTTCATTGACCAGAAGGTCATGTTTGGCGAGAAATCTAAGTCTGTCCAGGAGCTAGCTGTTCTGAAAGCTCAAAGTTCTGCAGAAGAGAAACTCAAGCAGCTTAGTGATGCGTACAGCCAAGGTTTCATCGATGAAATTGCGTATAACGCAAAGAAATTAGAGCTCGAAGGTCAAATGCGGTCTACTCAGCAGGACGCTAAGACTGAGGAAAAATTGATGAAACTCAAAAGCTTGCTTGATGCAGGGATTCTGAGTCAAGGAGAATTTGAGATGAAGAAGTCTGAATTGATGCGAGAGTCTTCTAGTTCAGAATTGAACGCTCAAGTTTCCAAGCTCAATGCTGCCTTTGCTGCAGGAATTCTTACACAGGAGGAATATGAGAGCAAGAAGTCAGCAATTGAGAAAGAAGCCGAACTTACTAGCAGGATCAAACAGCTTGAGAATGCTAGAGATGCTGGTATTATTACCCGTGAGGAGTTTGATAAGAAGAAGCTAGCATTGTTAGTCTAG
- the cutA gene encoding divalent-cation tolerance protein CutA, which translates to MAETSQYCTVLVTVPNGTIAETIAHALLEAKLAACVSLFPVTSIYTWQGEVQQEGELQLLIKTELARFGEIDAMVRSLHPYEVPEVIALPIVAGSLPYLQWIAEQVTGA; encoded by the coding sequence ATGGCTGAGACGAGTCAATACTGCACCGTTCTGGTGACGGTACCCAATGGAACGATCGCCGAGACGATCGCCCATGCCTTGCTAGAAGCGAAACTGGCGGCCTGTGTCAGTCTGTTTCCCGTCACGTCGATTTACACCTGGCAGGGCGAAGTGCAGCAGGAGGGCGAGTTGCAACTGCTGATTAAAACGGAACTGGCGCGGTTTGGTGAGATTGACGCGATGGTGCGATCGCTCCACCCCTATGAGGTGCCGGAAGTGATTGCGCTGCCGATCGTGGCAGGCTCCCTACCCTATCTCCAGTGGATTGCTGAACAGGTGACGGGAGCGTAA
- the bioB gene encoding biotin synthase BioB: protein MVAAASSKTLDRIRQIYSQPLPDLMFEAQQVHRSHHDPRAMQLCTLGNIKSGACPEDCGYCSQSVHNNSGLKPEPLMHTDTVLAEAQAAKAAGATRFCMGAAWREVRDGAQFDRVLDMVRQVAALDMEVCCTLGMLQPHQAQQLKEAGLTAYNHNLDTSPNYYEKIITTRTYQDRLNTIKAVSDAGISVCCGGIVGMGESETDRLEFLEALTTLDPTPESIPINSLIPIAGTPLENAPPVDPIDLVRMIATTRILFPKAIVRLTAGRSQMSDELQALCFLAGANSIFTGPVLLTAPNPSRNHDADLLDRLGMVPRTL, encoded by the coding sequence ATGGTTGCTGCTGCATCGTCCAAAACCCTCGATCGGATCCGTCAAATCTATTCCCAACCCTTGCCCGATTTGATGTTCGAGGCCCAGCAGGTCCATCGATCGCACCACGATCCACGGGCGATGCAACTCTGCACCTTAGGCAATATCAAAAGCGGAGCTTGCCCAGAAGATTGCGGCTACTGCTCCCAAAGCGTGCACAACAACTCCGGCCTCAAACCCGAACCACTGATGCACACGGACACCGTCTTGGCAGAGGCCCAGGCCGCTAAAGCCGCCGGAGCCACCCGGTTCTGCATGGGGGCAGCATGGCGGGAAGTGCGAGATGGAGCCCAGTTCGATCGCGTCCTCGACATGGTGCGACAGGTGGCAGCCCTGGATATGGAAGTCTGCTGCACCTTGGGCATGCTGCAACCCCACCAAGCCCAGCAACTCAAGGAAGCGGGCTTAACCGCCTATAACCACAACCTGGACACCTCCCCCAACTACTACGAAAAAATCATTACCACCCGCACCTACCAGGATCGACTCAATACGATTAAAGCGGTCAGTGATGCCGGAATTTCCGTCTGTTGCGGAGGCATTGTCGGCATGGGTGAGTCGGAAACCGATCGCTTGGAATTCCTGGAAGCCTTAACCACCTTGGATCCCACACCGGAGTCCATTCCCATCAACAGCCTGATTCCGATCGCAGGCACCCCCCTGGAAAACGCGCCCCCCGTCGATCCCATTGACCTGGTACGGATGATCGCCACCACGCGCATCCTCTTCCCCAAGGCGATCGTGCGCTTGACCGCAGGCCGTTCCCAGATGAGCGATGAACTACAAGCCCTCTGTTTCCTCGCCGGAGCCAATTCGATCTTCACCGGCCCCGTGTTGCTAACGGCCCCCAATCCTTCCCGCAACCACGACGCTGACCTGCTCGATCGCCTCGGCATGGTGCCTAGAACCCTTTAG
- a CDS encoding 4'-phosphopantetheinyl transferase superfamily protein: MATVHLWQAGLDCDRRQLAHYAQRLSPDEQQRADRFVKPRHRDRFITGRGILRGLLGQCLGIAPERLQFSYGAHGKPDLAYPANSGWQFNLAHSEDQSLIALTQGAAIGVDLEKIRPMPQLEQLTARFYAPDEHAQILAAPIADREMLFFRYWTCKEAFLKATGEGLGKLQHLQLALGRSAQEEPVRIITLPESPPTAWQLRELPLTNGFVGAIAVAHAEVAISFTSFQTGEFLC; this comes from the coding sequence ATGGCAACCGTACATCTTTGGCAAGCAGGACTCGACTGCGATCGCCGCCAACTGGCCCACTATGCCCAACGCCTGTCACCGGATGAGCAGCAAAGGGCCGATCGCTTCGTCAAACCCCGACACCGCGATCGCTTCATCACAGGGCGGGGCATCCTGCGGGGGCTGCTGGGGCAATGTCTGGGAATTGCGCCAGAGCGCTTGCAATTTTCCTACGGGGCCCACGGCAAGCCTGACCTAGCCTATCCCGCCAATTCTGGCTGGCAGTTCAATCTGGCCCATTCCGAGGATCAATCCCTGATTGCCCTCACCCAGGGGGCCGCGATCGGCGTTGACCTGGAAAAAATCCGTCCCATGCCGCAGTTAGAGCAACTCACGGCCCGCTTCTACGCCCCCGATGAACATGCCCAGATCCTGGCAGCCCCGATCGCCGATCGGGAAATGCTGTTTTTCCGCTATTGGACGTGCAAAGAAGCCTTTCTCAAGGCAACTGGGGAAGGCTTGGGCAAACTCCAGCACCTACAACTCGCCCTCGGTCGATCGGCCCAGGAGGAACCTGTCCGCATCATCACCCTCCCGGAAAGTCCTCCCACTGCATGGCAATTGCGGGAACTGCCGCTGACCAACGGGTTTGTCGGCGCGATCGCCGTGGCCCATGCTGAAGTGGCGATCTCCTTCACCTCTTTCCAAACCGGGGAGTTCCTATGCTAG
- the urtE gene encoding urea ABC transporter ATP-binding subunit UrtE: MQAESQVLRNVGQAGIPPTLQVSNLNVYYGESHILRNVDMRVQPGQMVCLIGRNGVGKTTLLKTVMGVLKARSGSVQFNGQAIGQASPDRRARMGIGYVPQGREIIPKLTVKENLLIGLEALGGRYPRSKDIPDDIFELFPVLKKMLGRMGGDLSGGQQQQLAIARALMGRPQLLVLDEPTEGIQPSIILDIEDAVRRVVETRGISVLLVEQHLHFVRKADWYYAMQKGGIVASGPTSELSKAVIQQFLAV, encoded by the coding sequence ATGCAAGCAGAGAGTCAGGTTTTAAGGAATGTGGGTCAGGCGGGGATCCCGCCCACGCTCCAGGTGTCCAATCTGAATGTTTACTATGGCGAAAGTCACATTCTGCGCAATGTGGATATGCGGGTGCAACCGGGCCAAATGGTCTGTCTGATTGGCCGCAATGGGGTGGGCAAAACGACGCTGTTAAAAACGGTGATGGGGGTGCTGAAGGCCCGCAGTGGTTCCGTTCAGTTTAATGGACAGGCCATTGGGCAAGCCTCGCCCGATCGCCGTGCCAGGATGGGCATTGGCTATGTGCCCCAGGGTCGGGAAATTATTCCGAAGTTGACGGTGAAGGAAAATTTGCTGATTGGCTTGGAGGCGTTGGGCGGTCGCTATCCCCGATCGAAGGACATTCCCGATGACATTTTTGAGCTATTTCCTGTGCTGAAGAAGATGTTGGGGCGCATGGGCGGGGACTTGAGTGGGGGCCAACAGCAGCAGTTGGCGATCGCGCGGGCGCTGATGGGTAGGCCGCAACTCCTGGTGCTGGATGAACCGACGGAGGGGATCCAACCCTCGATTATTCTGGATATTGAGGATGCGGTGCGTCGGGTTGTGGAAACGCGGGGGATTTCGGTGCTGTTAGTGGAGCAGCATTTGCACTTTGTCCGTAAGGCGGATTGGTACTACGCCATGCAGAAGGGGGGCATTGTGGCGTCTGGGCCGACCAGTGAACTGAGCAAGGCTGTGATTCAGCAGTTCCTAGCCGTCTAA
- the urtC gene encoding urea ABC transporter permease subunit UrtC yields MVEKSPKTPPPGKSRSRLWVEAAIVAGLAIAVLVLIPGILNITGQSFRVGLLGRFMALAIAALGIDLIWGYTGILSLGHGLFFALGGYALAMYLQLQIPAGQLPEFITLYGGTELPLLWKPFYSLPFTLFAVMVIPALLAAVLGYLVFRNRIRGVYFSILTQAALIVFFNFFNGQQKLINGTNGLKTDTATLFGQVVSSAPVQGTFYFLTVVFLVAAYALCRWLTSGRFGKLLVAIRDDEPRVRFSGYNPTAFKVLVFAVSAALAGISGALYTVQSGIITPNAMDIGFSIEMVIWVAVGGRATLAGAILGTLVVNFAKSLLSEQFSAVWQFFQGALFLLVVTALPDGIVGWLVTQGRDGLRSLLGRTEIMTYPSLETDPEVQYERETLGNRKSDG; encoded by the coding sequence ATCGTTGAAAAATCACCGAAAACACCTCCTCCTGGCAAGTCTCGATCGCGGCTTTGGGTGGAAGCAGCCATTGTGGCAGGACTTGCGATCGCTGTTTTGGTTTTGATTCCAGGCATTTTAAACATTACGGGTCAGTCCTTCCGGGTGGGATTGCTGGGGCGCTTCATGGCCTTGGCGATCGCGGCACTGGGCATTGACCTGATCTGGGGCTATACCGGCATTCTCAGCTTGGGCCATGGGTTATTTTTTGCCCTAGGGGGCTATGCCCTGGCGATGTATTTGCAGTTGCAAATTCCAGCAGGCCAGTTGCCGGAGTTCATCACGCTCTACGGGGGGACGGAATTACCCCTGTTATGGAAACCGTTTTATTCGTTGCCGTTTACCCTGTTTGCGGTGATGGTGATTCCCGCCTTGTTAGCCGCTGTGTTGGGCTACTTGGTCTTCCGTAACCGGATTCGGGGGGTCTATTTCTCCATCCTGACCCAGGCGGCACTGATTGTTTTCTTCAATTTCTTTAACGGTCAGCAGAAACTGATCAACGGGACTAACGGATTAAAAACGGATACCGCCACGCTTTTTGGCCAAGTGGTCAGTTCCGCTCCGGTGCAAGGGACGTTCTATTTTCTAACCGTCGTCTTTTTAGTCGCTGCCTATGCCCTCTGCCGCTGGCTCACCAGTGGTCGCTTTGGCAAATTGCTCGTGGCGATTCGGGATGATGAGCCTCGGGTGCGCTTTTCGGGCTATAACCCCACGGCCTTTAAGGTCTTGGTCTTTGCGGTATCGGCAGCGTTGGCCGGAATTTCCGGGGCGTTGTATACCGTGCAGTCGGGGATCATTACGCCCAATGCCATGGACATTGGTTTTTCGATCGAAATGGTGATTTGGGTCGCCGTGGGCGGTCGGGCAACCTTAGCGGGCGCAATCCTGGGGACGTTGGTCGTCAACTTTGCCAAGAGCTTGCTCAGTGAACAATTTTCGGCAGTGTGGCAGTTTTTCCAAGGGGCGTTGTTCCTCTTAGTCGTGACGGCTCTGCCCGATGGCATTGTGGGCTGGCTGGTGACCCAAGGGCGCGACGGGTTGCGATCGCTGTTGGGCCGCACGGAAATCATGACCTATCCCAGTTTAGAAACCGATCCGGAAGTGCAATATGAGCGGGAAACTCTTGGAAATCGAAAATCTGACGGTTAG